Proteins from a genomic interval of Pecten maximus chromosome 13, xPecMax1.1, whole genome shotgun sequence:
- the LOC117340787 gene encoding uncharacterized protein LOC117340787, translated as MYSLSVFTGFALLVAAYSMPFDLLGDPLYIDSNLISVCQPLDAPVNGRIYCAYSMSNLTCTASCDNGFEADANMMFNSMTCEYQKPFATKAFGACRMAVPTMAPTLPPAFTNSPVVGPVHTGRCIHNVIECGTDEGDFQACTDCSKYVTCSVNGATLRDCPVSLVWDDSTKTCERQSSTCA; from the exons ATGTACTCACTCTCAGTTTTCACAG gaTTTGCTTTATTGGTGGCGGCATATTCCATGCCCTTTGACCTCCTGGGAGACCCCTTATACATAG attcCAATTTGATCTCAGTCTGTCAACCACTCGACGCCCCTGTTAATGGCCGTATATACTGCGCGTACAGCATGAGCAACCT GACATGCACTGCGTCTTGTGACAATGGATTTGAAGCCGACGCCAACATGATGTTTAATAGTATGACTTGTGAGTATCAAAAGCCATTTGCCACCAAAGCTTTCGGTGCCTGCCGAATGGCTGTTCCTACCATGGCCCCAACGCTGCCACCTGCCTTCACCAACTCACCAGTCGTCGGACCAGTTCACACCG GACGTTGTATCCACAACGTTATCGAGTGTGGTACTGACGAGGGTGACTTCCAGGCATGTACCGACTGTAGTAAGTATGTCACGTGCTCCGTCAATGGCGCCACCTTGAGGGATTGTCCGGTTAGCCTCGTCTGGGACGACAGCACCAAGACATGTGAACGTCAATCATCTACATGTGCATAA